A window of Hugenholtzia roseola DSM 9546 contains these coding sequences:
- the recG gene encoding ATP-dependent DNA helicase RecG: protein MDNQAAFPSRSDNLFQTPIAFLKGVGEKRADILKTELQIYTFADLLLYYPFRYEDRSSFHHIGDITEENAAVQLKGIMRNIQLWGEGTKKRLEATLEDDTGIVKLVWFSGANWIKNKLTEGKTYIVYGKPNLYGRNFSISHPDFELFSPEKEKKTSLIPVYHTTEKCKRVGMDSRALVELQKELLRTVHKEIRESLPDSLLSQNQLLDRRNALISIHFPKNEPLLRQARRRLKYEELFFIQLQLLQGRVARIENNAGIIFSKVEKLNLFYKEHLPFDLTNAQKRVLREIYQDLKSGKQMNRLLQGDVGSGKTIVAFICMLMAYDNGAQSCLMAPTEILAEQHYQSLLVFAKKLGIKITLLTGSTKEKTRRVLLEELADGQLDMIVGTHALLEDRVQFKNLGLCIIDEQHRFGVAQRAKLWQKNDQAFPHILVMTATPIPRTLAMTLYGDLDLSLIDELPAGRKPIKTVHRFDAHRLRVFGFLRHQIQEGRQVYIVYPLIEESEKMDLKSLEDGYESVKRAFPDIPIGILHGRMLPKDKDFEMQRFVKGETKIMVATTVIEVGVNVPNASVMIIENAERFGLSQLHQLRGRVGRGGYQSYCILMTSHKLSADGKRRMDTMVRTNNGFEIADEDLKLRGAGNLAGTQQSGAVSLTIADLAQDGEILTTARQNALDILEADPQLTQYQILKQQLEALRKKEPIQWSEIS from the coding sequence ATGGACAACCAAGCGGCTTTTCCTTCGCGCTCTGATAATCTTTTCCAAACGCCTATCGCCTTTTTAAAGGGTGTAGGCGAAAAAAGAGCTGATATTTTGAAAACAGAACTGCAAATTTATACATTTGCCGACCTGCTTTTGTACTATCCCTTTCGATACGAAGACCGTAGCTCTTTTCATCATATCGGCGATATTACCGAAGAAAATGCGGCTGTGCAGCTAAAAGGCATCATGCGCAACATACAACTTTGGGGCGAAGGAACGAAAAAACGCTTGGAAGCAACCTTAGAAGACGACACAGGTATAGTCAAATTGGTTTGGTTTTCAGGGGCAAATTGGATAAAAAATAAACTAACAGAAGGCAAGACCTATATCGTTTATGGCAAGCCCAATCTCTACGGACGCAATTTTAGCATTTCGCACCCCGATTTCGAACTTTTTAGCCCTGAAAAGGAGAAAAAAACAAGCCTCATTCCCGTCTATCATACCACCGAAAAATGCAAGCGTGTGGGCATGGATAGTCGCGCTTTGGTAGAATTGCAGAAAGAACTCTTGCGCACCGTTCATAAAGAAATTCGCGAAAGCCTACCCGATTCGCTTCTAAGCCAAAACCAACTTTTAGACCGCCGAAACGCCCTTATTTCTATTCATTTCCCCAAAAACGAACCACTTTTGCGGCAAGCCCGAAGAAGGCTCAAATACGAAGAACTCTTTTTTATTCAGTTACAACTCTTGCAAGGCAGAGTGGCTCGCATAGAAAACAATGCGGGTATCATCTTTTCGAAAGTAGAAAAACTAAATCTTTTCTATAAAGAGCATCTGCCCTTTGATTTGACCAACGCCCAAAAGAGGGTCTTGCGCGAAATTTATCAAGACCTCAAAAGTGGCAAACAGATGAACCGCCTCCTGCAAGGCGACGTAGGTAGTGGCAAGACGATTGTTGCCTTTATTTGCATGCTTATGGCGTATGACAATGGCGCACAGAGCTGCCTGATGGCTCCTACCGAAATTTTAGCCGAACAGCACTACCAAAGCCTATTAGTTTTTGCTAAAAAATTAGGCATCAAGATTACACTGCTCACAGGCTCGACGAAAGAAAAAACAAGGCGCGTTTTATTGGAAGAATTGGCAGACGGACAGCTCGATATGATTGTCGGCACGCATGCACTTTTGGAAGATAGGGTACAATTTAAAAATTTGGGCTTGTGTATCATCGACGAACAGCACCGTTTTGGCGTAGCACAAAGGGCAAAACTTTGGCAAAAAAATGACCAAGCGTTTCCCCATATCTTGGTCATGACCGCGACCCCCATTCCGCGTACCCTTGCCATGACGCTATACGGCGACCTCGACCTCTCGCTCATCGACGAACTACCCGCAGGACGCAAACCCATCAAGACCGTCCATCGCTTTGATGCACACCGTTTGCGCGTTTTCGGCTTTTTGCGCCACCAAATTCAGGAAGGAAGGCAGGTTTATATCGTGTATCCGCTGATTGAAGAATCCGAAAAAATGGACTTAAAGAGTTTGGAAGATGGTTATGAAAGTGTCAAACGCGCCTTTCCCGACATTCCCATAGGCATTTTGCATGGCAGAATGTTGCCCAAAGATAAGGATTTTGAGATGCAGCGTTTTGTAAAAGGTGAAACCAAGATTATGGTTGCCACTACCGTTATCGAGGTTGGCGTGAATGTCCCCAATGCTTCGGTGATGATTATCGAAAATGCAGAGCGATTTGGTCTTTCGCAGCTACACCAACTTCGTGGGCGCGTAGGGCGAGGCGGCTACCAATCCTACTGTATCCTGATGACTTCGCACAAACTTTCGGCAGATGGCAAAAGGCGCATGGATACGATGGTCAGAACCAATAATGGCTTTGAAATTGCGGACGAAGACCTCAAATTGAGAGGGGCAGGCAATTTGGCAGGCACACAGCAAAGTGGTGCCGTTTCGCTTACCATTGCCGACCTTGCCCAAGATGGTGAAATTTTGACGACCGCACGCCAAAATGCCCTCGACATCTTAGAAGCCGACCCACAACTAACCCAATACCAAATCTTGAAGCAACAGCTCGAAGCACTAAGGAAAAAAGAGCCAATTCAGTGGAGTGAAATTAGTTAA
- the hemW gene encoding radical SAM family heme chaperone HemW, giving the protein MSGIYFHIPFCKQACHYCDFHFVTSLRHKEKLLEMMQKEVRLRKQFFPTTQALQSVYFGGGTPSLLEAKDIAGLLKTVRKYFTLAPKAEITLEANPDDLTEDKLRQFWEIGINRLSIGIQSFDEQVLKFMNRSHSAAEARACVERARAVGFNRLSLDLIYAYPNSTIAALEKDLDIAINLGIDHLSAYTLTIEPKTAFGNALKKGRLQELEEDLAAEQFSFLVEKLEKAGFEQYEISNFAKNGAYAVHNTAYWQEKPYLGIGASAHSYDGKERFVNFDNNHKYMTALEKGEKPYSIETLSPQERLNDYILTSLRTIWGTDLVKIKNQWHYDLYQKNFNLLSSYQKQNLLTFDKTSIKLTKAGRLLADEIAWRLFW; this is encoded by the coding sequence ATGTCTGGCATCTATTTTCATATCCCTTTTTGCAAACAAGCCTGCCATTATTGCGACTTTCACTTCGTAACAAGTTTGCGCCACAAAGAAAAACTTTTGGAGATGATGCAAAAAGAAGTTCGCCTACGAAAGCAGTTTTTCCCCACTACGCAAGCCCTACAAAGCGTCTATTTTGGCGGCGGCACGCCTTCGCTATTAGAAGCCAAAGACATAGCGGGTTTGCTCAAAACGGTGCGCAAATATTTTACCCTTGCACCGAAGGCAGAAATTACCTTAGAGGCAAATCCTGATGATTTGACAGAAGACAAATTGCGACAATTTTGGGAAATTGGCATCAACCGCCTAAGTATCGGGATTCAGTCTTTTGATGAACAGGTCTTGAAATTTATGAACCGTAGCCATAGCGCGGCAGAGGCGCGTGCCTGTGTAGAAAGGGCGCGAGCGGTGGGCTTTAATCGGCTATCGCTCGATTTGATTTATGCCTATCCCAATAGCACGATTGCCGCTTTGGAAAAAGATTTAGACATTGCCATCAATTTGGGTATAGACCATTTATCGGCTTATACCCTAACGATAGAACCCAAAACTGCTTTCGGCAATGCCCTTAAAAAGGGTAGATTGCAGGAATTAGAGGAAGATTTGGCAGCCGAACAGTTTTCTTTTTTGGTAGAAAAACTCGAAAAGGCGGGCTTCGAGCAATATGAAATTTCTAATTTCGCTAAAAATGGGGCGTATGCCGTACACAATACCGCCTATTGGCAGGAAAAGCCCTATTTAGGAATTGGGGCTTCGGCGCATAGCTATGATGGGAAAGAGCGATTTGTAAATTTTGACAACAACCACAAATATATGACTGCCCTCGAAAAGGGTGAAAAACCCTATTCGATAGAAACCCTTTCGCCACAGGAGCGGCTCAATGACTACATTCTCACTTCTTTGCGCACCATTTGGGGGACAGATTTGGTAAAAATAAAAAACCAGTGGCATTACGATTTATATCAAAAAAATTTCAACCTCCTTTCTTCTTACCAAAAGCAAAATTTGCTTACCTTCGACAAAACCTCCATCAAACTCACCAAAGCAGGGCGACTCTTGGCTGACGAAATCGCTTGGCGGCTTTTTTGGTAG
- a CDS encoding heavy metal translocating P-type ATPase encodes MLQEKEKKIALAKPDCYHCGEPCQDEILQQDGKDFCCVGCQNVYQILSAHNLTNFYDLNQKAGISLKDKSLSKEKLSEKWAFLHDTALVETLIDFTDGKKSKITLYLPNIHCTSCLWLLEKLPQFEPRILLSKVNYLRKELYLTYDCNQISLHEVVVLLASLGYPPVFSFEQSEKKRVSSHDKGFLIKLGITGFCFGNIMLMSFPDYLGLNDLDALYISVFGYLNILLSLPVLFIGAKDYFLSAYQALKHRGVNLDVPLSLGILALFGRSIFEILTHTGAGYLDSLAALIFLLLIGKWFQQRTFDQISFERDYKSYFPIAVTLKQKDGTLTTIPIANLQKNDVFLIRNEEVIPADSTLLSGKARIDYSFVTGEATPAAIGIGENIYAGGRQKGEVIELLCTKAVSQSYLTQLWNADIFKKQDFLGLDTFTNRVAGYFTYAIMAIAILGGIYWTWKADAGVAVNVFTAVLIIACPCALALNAPFALGNALRVLAKNGLFVKDIQVIEKLAKIKHLVFDKTGTLTDPTHSEILWQGFENHTILAEKQWEMILLATRPSTHPLSRALNQYAQEKLGACLFTDALRLDSFEEIAGKGIETILKIKEKQTEKSVAIRLGSQAWLLNGHKENLQKLPTSSNLQTRVFLEISGVLVGYFAIQNTFRKGAKDLIHTLKNSKVQRKGFQISLLSGDNEGERKRMEAIFGTETPLLFNQTPESKMRYIADLQKDKRTKVLMLGDGLNDAGALRQSDVGIALSDDMSNFSPACDAIWNPAAPLHLENLSNYLIYAKKSIKAVKVGFVFSMLYNIVGLSVAVQGTLSPLFAAILMPLSSLTVVLLGIAQTSWAGQIFKNKN; translated from the coding sequence ATGCTGCAAGAAAAAGAAAAAAAAATAGCCCTCGCCAAGCCCGATTGTTATCATTGTGGCGAACCCTGCCAAGATGAAATTTTACAACAAGATGGCAAAGATTTTTGCTGTGTGGGCTGCCAAAATGTCTATCAGATTTTGAGTGCGCATAACCTCACCAATTTTTATGATTTAAACCAAAAAGCAGGCATTAGTTTGAAAGATAAAAGTCTTTCAAAAGAAAAGCTATCTGAAAAATGGGCTTTCCTGCACGATACTGCCTTAGTTGAAACCCTTATTGATTTTACAGATGGCAAAAAGTCTAAAATTACTTTGTATTTGCCCAATATTCATTGTACCTCCTGTCTTTGGCTATTAGAAAAACTGCCCCAATTCGAGCCGCGCATTTTGCTTTCAAAGGTCAATTATCTGCGCAAAGAACTTTATCTCACCTACGATTGTAACCAAATAAGCCTGCACGAGGTAGTTGTGCTTTTGGCTTCTTTGGGCTACCCACCTGTTTTTTCCTTCGAGCAAAGTGAAAAAAAGCGCGTTTCCTCGCACGACAAGGGCTTTCTCATTAAATTGGGCATCACAGGCTTTTGCTTTGGCAATATCATGCTCATGAGCTTTCCCGACTATCTGGGTTTGAACGATTTAGACGCACTTTATATCAGCGTTTTTGGGTATCTCAATATCTTGCTTTCGCTGCCCGTCTTGTTTATTGGGGCAAAAGATTATTTTCTTTCTGCCTATCAAGCCCTCAAACATAGGGGCGTAAATTTAGACGTACCACTTTCGCTGGGTATTTTGGCTCTTTTCGGACGCAGCATTTTCGAAATCCTCACCCATACAGGAGCGGGCTACCTCGACTCTTTGGCTGCCCTTATCTTTTTGCTTCTGATAGGAAAATGGTTTCAACAGCGCACCTTCGACCAAATCTCTTTTGAAAGAGATTACAAATCTTATTTTCCTATTGCCGTAACTTTAAAACAAAAAGACGGCACACTCACGACCATTCCGATTGCCAATCTACAAAAAAATGATGTTTTTCTTATCCGAAATGAAGAAGTTATCCCTGCCGACTCTACCCTTTTGAGCGGAAAAGCACGCATCGATTATAGCTTCGTTACGGGCGAAGCCACTCCTGCCGCTATCGGTATCGGCGAAAATATTTATGCAGGCGGCAGGCAAAAAGGCGAAGTGATAGAATTGCTCTGCACAAAAGCCGTTTCACAAAGCTATCTGACCCAACTTTGGAACGCCGACATCTTCAAAAAACAAGACTTTTTAGGACTCGATACCTTCACCAATCGCGTGGCGGGCTATTTTACCTACGCTATCATGGCGATAGCCATTTTGGGCGGCATCTACTGGACTTGGAAAGCCGACGCTGGCGTAGCCGTCAATGTCTTTACCGCCGTTCTGATTATTGCCTGCCCCTGTGCTTTGGCTCTCAATGCGCCCTTTGCACTGGGCAATGCCCTTCGCGTTTTGGCAAAAAATGGGCTTTTTGTCAAAGATATTCAAGTGATTGAAAAATTAGCCAAAATAAAGCACCTTGTTTTCGATAAAACAGGCACACTGACCGACCCCACACACAGCGAAATTTTATGGCAGGGCTTCGAAAATCATACAATTTTAGCAGAAAAACAGTGGGAAATGATACTTTTAGCCACACGCCCTTCTACTCACCCACTTAGTCGCGCCCTCAATCAATACGCACAAGAAAAATTAGGGGCTTGCCTTTTTACAGACGCGCTCCGTTTGGACTCCTTCGAAGAAATTGCAGGAAAAGGCATAGAAACCATTTTGAAAATAAAGGAAAAACAAACAGAAAAAAGCGTTGCCATCCGTTTGGGAAGTCAGGCTTGGCTGCTAAATGGGCATAAGGAAAACTTACAAAAATTACCTACTTCTTCAAACTTGCAAACGCGCGTCTTTTTGGAAATTTCTGGGGTTTTGGTAGGATACTTTGCTATTCAAAATACTTTTAGAAAAGGCGCGAAAGATTTGATACACACCCTAAAAAACAGCAAAGTGCAGCGCAAAGGCTTTCAAATCTCCCTCCTTTCAGGCGACAACGAAGGCGAGCGCAAGCGCATGGAAGCGATTTTTGGTACAGAAACGCCACTTCTATTCAACCAAACACCTGAAAGTAAAATGCGCTATATTGCTGATTTACAGAAAGATAAGCGTACAAAAGTTTTGATGTTGGGAGATGGGCTAAACGACGCAGGCGCACTTAGGCAAAGTGATGTAGGAATCGCCCTTTCCGACGACATGTCCAATTTTTCACCCGCCTGTGATGCCATCTGGAATCCTGCCGCTCCCCTGCACTTAGAAAACTTATCTAATTACTTAATTTATGCGAAAAAAAGCATCAAAGCCGTAAAAGTTGGGTTTGTCTTTTCTATGCTATACAATATCGTAGGACTTAGTGTAGCCGTACAAGGCACACTTTCGCCACTATTTGCCGCTATTTTGATGCCGCTTTCCTCCCTTACAGTCGTGCTTTTGGGTATTGCACAAACCAGTTGGGCAGGTCAGATTTTCAAAAATAAAAATTAG
- a CDS encoding DUF5916 domain-containing protein, with protein MLFRKPILLLAFFLFTFIFLSNINAQSSTAFVEKTSEKINLDGFLEEAAWQKASIVSNFTQNFPIDTLPAQSQTEVRLLFDANFLYISAVCRGNAANDFVVTSLRRDFDWELNDNFTVYLNPSQDQLNGFTFSVSPYNVQLEGLIFEGDNISASWDNKWYSAAQIQEGFWTVEMAIPFKTLRFPPEKNTWKVNFARNDVRRNEISAWVRVPINFSVAALAFTGDLVFEEKIEKKGANISLIPYLTGSTSDNKLDQEKTDYQANAGFDAKIAVTPSLNLDLTVNPDFSQVEVDRQVTNLDRFEIFFPERRQFFLENSDLFERFGFSRIRPFFSRRIGIGRDTTTGLIVQNPIYYGARLSGKIDKNWRVGLLNMQTAKDAAAGINSQNYTVAAFQRQLFSRSNVAGIFINRQTFGSLAEGASRFTRIAGLDYNVQSADNKWRGKVFYHRAFLPDPNSGKNELLRETYAHAAYLAYNSRRFYAAWNHELVGKNYNINDIGFVLRNSHWRFEYWAGYNFYPKSKIINRHGIYGYLNFYTDLYFNLNDRNFSLQYNFLFLNQSYIEAGYYRDFLRLFFPFDPTNTGGEVFEIGSQIQNSGFWLYYYSDRRKRFNIEASLDRSAYYTGNRTNVETTLNYRFQPYGAIALSLAHNDIQLPAPYNSVKLWIISPRIDVSFTDKLFLTTFLQYNNQIENINLNARLQWRFKPVSDLFLVYSENYFPQDFQTKNRALVLKLSYWLNL; from the coding sequence ATGTTGTTTCGAAAACCGATACTGCTTCTGGCTTTTTTTTTATTTACATTCATTTTTTTATCTAATATAAATGCACAATCCTCGACGGCTTTTGTTGAAAAAACAAGTGAGAAAATAAACTTAGACGGATTTTTAGAAGAAGCAGCTTGGCAGAAAGCAAGTATTGTTTCTAATTTTACCCAAAATTTTCCCATAGATACGCTCCCTGCACAATCGCAAACAGAAGTGCGCCTACTTTTTGATGCAAATTTTTTATACATCTCCGCCGTTTGTAGGGGAAATGCGGCGAATGATTTTGTCGTTACTTCCCTGCGCCGCGATTTTGATTGGGAACTCAATGACAATTTTACAGTCTATCTCAACCCTTCACAAGACCAACTCAATGGTTTTACCTTTTCCGTTTCGCCCTACAATGTGCAATTAGAAGGGCTTATTTTCGAGGGCGACAATATTTCTGCCAGTTGGGACAATAAATGGTATTCGGCTGCCCAAATTCAGGAGGGCTTCTGGACAGTAGAAATGGCGATTCCCTTTAAGACGCTGCGTTTTCCGCCCGAAAAAAATACGTGGAAGGTCAATTTCGCGCGAAATGACGTGCGCCGAAACGAAATTTCCGCTTGGGTGCGTGTTCCCATCAATTTCAGCGTGGCTGCCTTAGCTTTTACAGGTGATTTAGTTTTTGAGGAAAAAATTGAAAAAAAAGGAGCTAATATCTCACTCATTCCCTATTTGACAGGCAGCACTTCCGACAACAAATTAGACCAAGAAAAGACTGACTATCAAGCCAATGCAGGCTTTGATGCCAAAATCGCCGTAACGCCTTCGCTCAATTTAGACCTTACTGTCAATCCCGATTTTTCGCAGGTAGAAGTAGATAGACAAGTTACAAATTTAGATAGGTTTGAAATATTTTTTCCTGAACGAAGGCAGTTTTTTTTAGAAAATAGCGACCTTTTCGAGCGTTTTGGCTTTTCGCGAATCCGACCGTTTTTTTCGCGACGCATTGGCATTGGCAGAGATACAACCACAGGGCTAATTGTTCAGAATCCGATTTATTATGGCGCAAGATTGAGCGGCAAGATTGACAAGAATTGGCGTGTCGGTTTGCTCAATATGCAGACGGCAAAAGATGCGGCGGCAGGCATCAATAGCCAAAATTATACAGTAGCCGCCTTTCAAAGACAACTTTTTAGCCGCTCTAATGTGGCGGGTATTTTTATCAATCGTCAGACTTTCGGCAGTCTTGCAGAGGGGGCATCACGCTTTACGCGAATTGCAGGTTTGGATTACAATGTGCAATCGGCAGATAACAAGTGGCGCGGCAAAGTGTTCTACCATCGTGCCTTCCTACCCGACCCCAACAGCGGAAAAAATGAACTCCTTAGAGAAACCTACGCCCATGCCGCTTATTTAGCCTACAATTCGCGCCGCTTTTATGCCGCTTGGAATCACGAGCTGGTTGGGAAAAATTACAACATCAACGATATTGGCTTTGTCTTGCGCAATTCTCATTGGCGATTTGAATATTGGGCAGGCTACAATTTCTACCCCAAATCTAAAATCATCAATCGACATGGCATCTACGGCTATTTGAATTTTTATACCGATTTATACTTTAATCTAAACGACCGCAATTTTTCGCTACAATATAATTTTCTTTTTCTTAACCAAAGTTACATAGAAGCAGGCTATTATAGGGATTTCCTGCGGCTTTTCTTTCCCTTCGACCCTACCAACACAGGCGGCGAAGTCTTCGAGATAGGTTCGCAAATCCAAAACAGTGGCTTTTGGCTCTATTACTATTCCGATAGAAGAAAGCGATTCAATATCGAGGCGAGTTTGGATAGAAGTGCCTATTACACAGGCAACCGTACAAATGTGGAAACAACCCTCAACTACCGCTTTCAACCCTACGGCGCAATCGCTTTGAGCCTTGCTCACAATGATATACAGCTTCCTGCCCCCTATAATAGCGTCAAACTTTGGATTATAAGCCCGCGTATAGATGTTTCTTTTACTGATAAACTTTTTCTTACTACTTTTTTACAATACAACAACCAAATTGAGAACATCAACCTCAATGCACGCCTACAATGGCGTTTCAAACCCGTATCAGACCTATTTTTAGTCTATTCAGAAAATTATTTTCCCCAAGATTTTCAGACTAAAAACCGCGCTTTGGTTCTCAAACTTTCCTATTGGCTTAATTTATAG
- the mutL gene encoding DNA mismatch repair endonuclease MutL, whose translation MSDIIKLLPESLANQIAAGEVVQRPASIVKELLENSVDAGATQIRLLVKEAGKSLIQVIDNGKGMSFTDARMCFERHATSKISRPEDLFAIRTFGFRGEAMASIAAVAQVELGTRRSEDEIGTKLYIEASEVKRHEPAALPYGTSIAVRNLFFNVPARRKFLKSNSVELKHIVEEFERVALANPQIAFSLHQNQQEIYQLKEGNLARRIVSMFGKNFQSLLVPCLQELNGLKIYGYVGKPEAAKKTRGMQYFFVNDRYIRHNYLNHAVLTAYEGLISKDSFPFYTIFIEMPAEQIDINVHPTKTEVKFEDERTLYAIVAATVKQALGIHQALPAIDFEVDANFLQNAQIDPEDYDPEKLIEGFLEDPNTQAHYESGNWQEYDKQNPNRLNEAKNYAANALPATEKRRQDNNLRHWERLYSPLYQPDDAPQMGAAFEKEGNQEASNPPFELPQDAAFPENYSEALWNDLTEEQHFYQADFEAQNAENLSQPLNSKANNASSSKSLPFVAPPFDPKKGKEGDFFTQTPLVLLHQYLVTTLKSGLMLLHIKAAKERIFYERYSAQAQQQRSLSQQLLFPLRLHLSPTDLILLDEIRQELEQLGFLFHKKEDQQLLLEGVPADLPTEKAGILFEETLEQFKQNKKHLDLPIRDLLLRALAQRAAQRSETHLHGEAAKSLIDELFASSNPYYAPDGKKIVVVLNEQDLSTFF comes from the coding sequence ATGAGCGATATTATCAAACTTTTGCCCGAATCCTTAGCCAATCAAATTGCGGCAGGTGAAGTGGTGCAGCGTCCAGCGTCCATTGTCAAGGAGCTGCTCGAAAACTCGGTAGATGCGGGCGCAACACAAATCCGCCTCTTAGTCAAGGAGGCAGGCAAGAGTCTGATTCAGGTGATAGATAACGGAAAGGGCATGTCTTTTACAGATGCTCGCATGTGTTTCGAGCGACATGCGACCTCAAAAATTAGCCGCCCCGAAGATTTGTTTGCCATTCGTACCTTCGGCTTTCGTGGTGAGGCAATGGCTTCCATTGCTGCCGTCGCGCAGGTAGAGCTGGGTACGCGCCGCAGTGAAGACGAAATTGGCACAAAACTCTACATCGAAGCCTCCGAAGTGAAGCGGCATGAGCCTGCCGCGCTGCCTTATGGCACTTCTATTGCGGTGCGCAATCTTTTTTTCAATGTGCCTGCCCGTCGGAAATTTCTCAAATCTAATAGTGTAGAGCTAAAACATATCGTAGAAGAATTTGAGCGTGTAGCCTTAGCCAATCCGCAGATTGCTTTTTCTTTGCACCAAAATCAGCAAGAAATTTACCAACTCAAAGAGGGCAACTTGGCGCGAAGGATTGTGTCCATGTTTGGAAAAAATTTCCAGTCCCTTTTAGTACCCTGCCTACAAGAACTCAACGGACTCAAAATTTATGGCTATGTAGGCAAACCCGAAGCCGCAAAAAAAACGCGCGGCATGCAGTATTTTTTTGTCAATGACCGCTATATTCGCCACAATTATCTCAACCATGCCGTTCTGACCGCATACGAAGGACTTATTTCGAAAGATTCCTTTCCGTTTTATACCATTTTTATAGAAATGCCTGCCGAGCAGATTGACATCAACGTGCATCCTACCAAAACCGAAGTGAAGTTTGAAGATGAGCGCACGCTCTATGCTATCGTCGCCGCTACGGTCAAACAAGCCTTAGGAATCCATCAGGCTCTGCCTGCTATTGATTTTGAAGTTGATGCTAATTTTTTACAAAATGCCCAAATAGACCCCGAAGATTACGACCCCGAAAAGCTCATAGAAGGCTTTTTGGAAGACCCCAACACGCAAGCACATTATGAAAGTGGAAATTGGCAGGAATACGACAAGCAAAATCCAAACCGCCTCAATGAGGCTAAAAACTACGCCGCCAACGCCCTCCCTGCCACTGAAAAAAGGCGGCAAGACAATAATTTGCGCCATTGGGAACGACTTTATTCGCCTCTCTACCAACCCGATGACGCGCCCCAGATGGGTGCAGCCTTTGAAAAGGAAGGCAATCAGGAGGCTTCAAATCCGCCCTTCGAGCTGCCCCAAGATGCGGCTTTCCCCGAAAATTACAGCGAAGCCCTATGGAACGACCTGACAGAGGAGCAGCACTTTTATCAGGCAGATTTTGAGGCACAAAACGCGGAAAACCTTTCACAGCCACTCAATAGCAAAGCCAATAATGCTTCTTCTTCAAAATCATTGCCCTTTGTTGCCCCCCCTTTTGACCCCAAAAAAGGAAAGGAAGGCGACTTCTTTACCCAAACGCCGCTGGTCTTGCTCCACCAATATTTGGTTACGACGCTCAAATCAGGACTCATGCTCCTGCATATCAAAGCCGCCAAAGAGCGAATTTTTTACGAGCGTTATTCGGCACAAGCCCAACAACAACGCTCTCTTTCCCAACAACTTCTCTTTCCACTTCGCCTCCACCTTTCGCCCACCGACTTGATTCTTTTAGACGAAATTAGGCAAGAATTAGAACAGTTGGGTTTCCTCTTTCACAAAAAAGAAGACCAACAACTCCTACTTGAAGGCGTGCCTGCTGATTTGCCCACAGAAAAGGCAGGAATTTTATTTGAAGAAACCTTAGAACAATTCAAACAAAACAAAAAGCATTTAGACTTACCCATACGCGATTTGCTCCTGCGAGCCTTAGCACAACGCGCCGCCCAACGAAGCGAAACACACCTGCATGGCGAAGCCGCCAAAAGTCTTATAGACGAACTTTTCGCCTCCTCGAATCCCTACTATGCGCCTGATGGTAAAAAAATTGTAGTAGTTTTGAATGAACAAGATTTAAGCACTTTTTTTTAG
- a CDS encoding T9SS type A sorting domain-containing protein, producing MSKLKSLFNALSKRKNTAALLFGLCLHFLMLLPSFSLQAQQLYPLSDDTQKAKIEISEAYPNPASQVLNFAYQLENNSDEAKVLIHNLLGSLVAEIKLSAFDAQVQIPVSEYKAGIYFYTISVNNQNIVTKKFIIKH from the coding sequence ATGTCAAAATTAAAATCCCTATTCAACGCGCTTTCTAAGCGAAAAAACACAGCCGCGCTCTTGTTCGGCTTGTGCTTGCATTTTTTGATGCTCCTGCCCAGTTTTTCCCTACAAGCTCAACAGCTCTATCCATTAAGCGACGATACGCAGAAAGCAAAGATAGAGATTTCAGAAGCCTATCCCAATCCTGCCTCACAGGTTTTGAACTTTGCCTATCAATTAGAAAACAACAGTGATGAGGCTAAGGTCTTGATACACAACCTCTTAGGCTCTTTGGTGGCGGAAATTAAGCTCTCTGCCTTCGATGCACAGGTTCAGATTCCCGTATCGGAATACAAGGCGGGAATTTATTTCTACACCATTTCGGTCAATAATCAGAATATTGTAACTAAGAAGTTTATCATCAAGCACTGA